The following are from one region of the Halogeometricum sp. S3BR5-2 genome:
- a CDS encoding DoxX family protein gives MAATTQTGTTNTFESTVAGVTVRGRAHPLSAWFVLALRLMMGIAFAYSGIAKIIDGFDATGYLANATVANGSPAAGLFVAMAGNEAFMAFVNVAVPWGELAIGLALIVGLLTRFAAFWGAVMMFLFYLGNWEVGHGLINGDFAYMLVFLAVAAFGAGRILGLDALVERYDVDGRPLTEKYPVLDYVLG, from the coding sequence ATGGCAGCGACGACACAGACGGGGACGACCAACACGTTCGAGAGCACGGTGGCGGGTGTGACCGTCAGGGGGCGGGCCCATCCGCTCAGCGCGTGGTTCGTCCTCGCGCTTCGCCTCATGATGGGTATCGCCTTCGCCTACTCGGGTATCGCGAAGATTATCGACGGCTTCGACGCGACGGGTTACCTCGCGAACGCGACGGTGGCCAACGGGTCGCCCGCGGCGGGTCTGTTCGTCGCCATGGCCGGCAACGAGGCGTTCATGGCGTTCGTGAACGTCGCCGTCCCGTGGGGCGAACTCGCCATCGGACTGGCACTCATCGTCGGCCTCCTGACCCGCTTCGCGGCGTTCTGGGGCGCGGTGATGATGTTCCTGTTCTACCTCGGCAACTGGGAGGTCGGACACGGCCTCATCAACGGCGACTTCGCCTACATGCTGGTGTTCCTCGCCGTCGCCGCCTTCGGCGCGGGTCGCATCCTCGGCCTCGACGCCCTCGTCGAGCGCTACGATGTGGACGGACGGCCCCTCACCGAGAAGTACCCCGTCCTCGACTACGTTCTGGGGTGA
- a CDS encoding DUF7521 family protein: MTHFSDAPLLATAVIVVQTGILVLGGLITYFSFKAYRRTGEPSLRALAIGFGVVTFGAIVAGVLDVLLQTDLVVGLLVDSVITLVGFAIITYSLYVE, encoded by the coding sequence GTGACCCACTTCTCCGACGCGCCCCTGCTGGCCACGGCGGTCATCGTCGTCCAGACGGGTATCCTCGTTCTCGGCGGGCTCATCACCTACTTCAGTTTCAAGGCGTACCGCCGGACCGGCGAGCCGTCGCTGCGGGCGCTCGCCATCGGCTTCGGCGTCGTCACGTTCGGCGCCATCGTCGCGGGCGTCCTCGACGTGCTCCTCCAGACGGACCTCGTCGTCGGCCTGCTCGTCGACTCGGTCATCACCCTCGTCGGGTTCGCCATCATCACCTACTCGCTGTACGTCGAGTGA
- a CDS encoding helix-turn-helix domain-containing protein codes for MARDRSAEESGELLSVLDALDDADARAIIRALAEPMTASELSDECEIPLSTTYRKLDLLTEADLLTEGTEVRADGHHTTTYEVTFDEVRIELTEDRKLDVEVVQPDQSPDQQLADIWSAVRRETK; via the coding sequence ATGGCACGCGACCGGTCCGCCGAGGAGTCGGGGGAACTCCTCTCCGTCCTCGACGCCTTAGACGACGCGGACGCCCGAGCCATCATCAGAGCACTAGCAGAACCTATGACGGCAAGCGAACTATCCGACGAGTGCGAGATACCGCTCTCGACGACGTACCGCAAGTTGGACCTCCTCACCGAGGCCGACTTGCTGACCGAAGGGACGGAGGTGCGCGCCGACGGCCACCACACGACGACGTACGAGGTGACGTTCGACGAGGTGCGCATCGAACTCACCGAGGACCGGAAGCTCGACGTCGAGGTGGTCCAACCCGACCAGTCCCCCGACCAGCAGCTCGCCGACATCTGGTCGGCCGTCAGGAGGGAGACGAAGTGA
- a CDS encoding YbhB/YbcL family Raf kinase inhibitor-like protein: MDRRTVPEGGREVVTDGGSERQLSNVAGLTVASPAFERGETLPARHTCDGAGESPPLSVAGVPEGTKSLALVVDDPDAPGQKPFVHWLLWNVPADTTEIPAGVPKEEIALGGARQGRNDGGTLGYFAACPSRGDDPHEYRITAYALDRTLDLHPGARHEKVSRAIDDALLERTTLTATYRRAE; the protein is encoded by the coding sequence ATGGACCGTAGGACCGTCCCTGAGGGGGGACGCGAAGTCGTCACCGATGGGGGAAGCGAGCGCCAACTGTCGAACGTCGCGGGGCTGACGGTCGCCTCCCCGGCGTTCGAGCGCGGCGAGACGCTGCCGGCCCGACACACCTGCGACGGGGCCGGCGAGTCGCCGCCGCTCTCCGTCGCGGGCGTCCCCGAGGGGACGAAATCGCTCGCCCTCGTCGTCGACGACCCCGACGCGCCCGGACAGAAGCCGTTCGTCCACTGGCTCCTGTGGAACGTCCCCGCCGACACGACAGAGATTCCGGCCGGAGTGCCCAAAGAGGAAATCGCCCTCGGCGGGGCGCGGCAGGGACGAAACGACGGCGGCACGCTCGGATACTTCGCCGCGTGTCCGTCGCGGGGCGACGACCCGCACGAGTACCGAATCACCGCGTACGCGCTGGACCGCACGCTCGACCTGCACCCCGGCGCCAGACACGAGAAGGTCTCGCGCGCGATAGACGACGCACTCCTCGAGCGGACGACGCTGACGGCCACGTACCGCCGCGCGGAGTGA
- a CDS encoding NADH:flavin oxidoreductase: MTRLDDPLRIGDVTVPNRLYRAPLLECAGNGPDAVSRLVAELEPAAAAGAGLICQGATIVRGEGGCAAPGMTRVHDDGFVAGLSRLTDAIHDHGARIAVQLEHGGLRSMETWHAGFRERNPDLGQLAVSEPPRLLRAMAATGFLEYDARVLSTDDAYELAADFGRAARRCVDAGYDVIHLAGANMGILQQFLSPFYNRRRDEFADGVRFLELVHDEVRSRAGDVPLMTKVPAETAAPPVVRRRLSADDAVGICARLADYGYDAVVPVTASVFWDASVVRGEYPARAWSDDRYRAGYEAAFGGRLRARLVAFGNWLESKAYDFEPAWNADLCRRVRRAVDVPVLCEGGIRGRAETDRLLGGACDAVGMGRPFYAEPRLPARLLGADGADGEGDAEAVCENCNNCAVPQATGAPGVCRTPRVLREAGALRRAGAYEPSEER, from the coding sequence ATGACTCGGCTCGACGACCCCCTCAGAATCGGCGACGTGACGGTTCCGAACCGTCTCTACCGCGCACCGCTGTTGGAGTGCGCGGGGAACGGTCCCGACGCCGTGAGTCGACTCGTCGCCGAGTTGGAACCCGCGGCCGCGGCGGGGGCGGGGCTGATCTGTCAGGGGGCGACTATCGTCCGCGGAGAGGGCGGGTGCGCCGCGCCGGGGATGACCCGCGTCCACGACGACGGGTTCGTCGCGGGGTTGTCGAGGCTCACCGACGCGATACACGACCACGGCGCGAGGATAGCGGTCCAACTCGAACACGGCGGCCTGCGGAGCATGGAGACGTGGCACGCCGGGTTTCGAGAGCGCAACCCGGACCTCGGACAACTCGCCGTCTCCGAACCGCCGCGCCTCCTCCGCGCGATGGCCGCGACGGGGTTTCTGGAGTACGACGCGCGCGTCCTCTCCACCGACGACGCGTACGAACTGGCCGCGGATTTCGGGCGCGCGGCGCGGCGGTGCGTCGACGCCGGGTACGACGTGATTCACCTCGCGGGGGCGAACATGGGCATCCTCCAGCAGTTCCTCTCGCCGTTCTACAATCGCAGGAGAGACGAGTTCGCCGACGGCGTCCGGTTCCTCGAACTCGTCCACGACGAGGTTCGCTCGCGCGCGGGCGACGTGCCCCTGATGACGAAGGTACCCGCCGAGACGGCCGCCCCGCCCGTCGTCCGCAGGCGCCTCTCGGCCGACGACGCCGTCGGAATCTGCGCCCGCCTCGCCGACTACGGCTACGACGCCGTCGTCCCGGTGACCGCCTCGGTGTTCTGGGACGCCAGCGTCGTCAGGGGGGAGTATCCGGCGCGCGCGTGGTCCGACGACCGGTACCGCGCGGGCTACGAGGCGGCGTTCGGCGGGCGACTCCGCGCCCGCCTCGTCGCGTTCGGCAACTGGCTCGAATCGAAGGCGTACGACTTCGAACCGGCGTGGAACGCCGACCTGTGCCGCCGCGTCCGCCGCGCCGTCGACGTGCCGGTGCTCTGCGAGGGGGGAATCCGCGGCCGGGCGGAGACGGACCGACTGCTCGGCGGCGCCTGCGACGCCGTCGGGATGGGCCGCCCCTTCTACGCCGAACCGCGACTGCCGGCCCGACTGCTCGGCGCGGACGGTGCGGACGGCGAGGGGGACGCGGAGGCGGTCTGCGAGAACTGCAACAACTGCGCCGTCCCGCAGGCGACGGGCGCCCCCGGCGTCTGTCGGACGCCCCGCGTCCTCCGCGAGGCGGGGGCGTTGCGACGGGCCGGCGCGTACGAACCGTCCGAGGAGCGATAG
- a CDS encoding succinylglutamate desuccinylase/aspartoacylase family protein gives MSDPKPFRYDTEVPPGEKRHLRYEISETYLGDPVEVPVTVVNGERGGPTVFMTAALHGDELNGVKVLQEVAARYDPATLHGTLVCIHVANVPGYLAQQRYLPIYDLDLNRSFPGRNSANTAERMANQIYERFIKPCDVGVDFHTSTRNRTTMYHVRADVAKPEVNRLARSFGSNLILSGEADPGSLRTVATRDGIPTITVEMGRAHRFQLPLVERALEGVESVLAEYGLLPGRPVAWPGWTRIVENASDKAWLRADTGGLVEMQYGEVPLVYEGDTICTVSDHFKKRESRVAAPFTGLVIGVLQNPVAAPGHPLCHLVSVDEGTLAEIEREIAAGEFSERPWS, from the coding sequence ATGAGCGACCCGAAGCCGTTCCGGTACGACACCGAGGTGCCGCCGGGCGAGAAGCGCCACCTCCGGTACGAGATAAGCGAGACGTACCTCGGCGACCCCGTCGAGGTGCCGGTGACGGTCGTCAACGGCGAACGCGGCGGGCCGACGGTGTTCATGACCGCCGCCCTCCACGGCGACGAACTGAACGGCGTGAAAGTGCTGCAGGAGGTGGCCGCGCGCTACGACCCCGCGACGCTCCACGGCACTCTCGTCTGCATCCACGTCGCCAACGTGCCCGGCTACCTCGCCCAGCAGCGCTACCTCCCCATCTACGACCTCGACCTCAACCGCTCGTTCCCGGGGCGGAACTCCGCGAACACGGCCGAGCGGATGGCCAACCAGATATACGAGCGGTTCATCAAGCCGTGCGACGTCGGCGTCGACTTCCACACGTCGACGCGCAACCGGACGACGATGTACCACGTCCGCGCGGACGTGGCGAAACCCGAGGTGAACCGCCTCGCGCGGTCGTTCGGGTCGAACCTCATCCTCTCGGGGGAGGCGGACCCGGGGTCGCTGCGGACCGTGGCGACGCGCGACGGCATCCCGACTATCACCGTCGAGATGGGTCGGGCGCACCGCTTCCAACTTCCGCTCGTCGAACGGGCCTTGGAGGGCGTCGAGAGCGTCCTCGCCGAGTACGGACTGCTCCCCGGCCGACCGGTCGCGTGGCCGGGGTGGACTCGAATCGTCGAGAACGCCTCGGACAAGGCGTGGCTTCGGGCCGACACGGGCGGACTCGTGGAGATGCAGTACGGCGAGGTGCCCCTCGTCTACGAGGGCGACACCATCTGCACCGTCTCGGACCACTTCAAGAAGCGCGAGAGTCGCGTCGCGGCCCCCTTCACGGGCCTCGTCATCGGCGTCCTCCAGAATCCGGTGGCCGCGCCGGGCCACCCGCTGTGTCACCTCGTGAGCGTCGACGAGGGGACGCTCGCGGAGATAGAGCGGGAGATAGCGGCCGGGGAGTTCTCCGAACGACCGTGGTCCTGA
- a CDS encoding acyl-CoA thioester hydrolase/BAAT C-terminal domain-containing protein, which yields MVVGPAFDRRACLRAVGSLGLASLSGCAAGGPDPGPDSDPALSVPALSVPSAALTDEPVRVVAENLEPGAPVTLRATARSRDGAEWVSRAAFEADEDGVLAVPERTPLGGTYDRADAMGPFWSMRPADAPDGPLPPGARFTPPEGAYDVTLAVERGGETLAEATTTRLLFEPEIESHSLGVGLVGRFFVPPGDDSVPAVVHLHGAGGRPHLATGRLLASRGIATLTLQYFGAPDPIPDTLAEVPVEYVERAISWLLERDRVAGPTVGLFGFSRGGSLALLAASRSDAVGAVVGWVPSGLVWEGLGHGRAPAGTSAWSVGGDPVPYLELAEADPGPPPTPALPYYEPALAGATDAELDAAAIAVEEADAPVYLVSATDDRRWPSTAFCERARERLDAADYAHEYRHDRHEGAGHYLRLPYLPTPGISRDRYNAYGGTPAANARASASAWSETLAFLRRSLSA from the coding sequence ATGGTCGTCGGTCCCGCCTTCGACAGGCGCGCCTGCCTCCGAGCGGTCGGGAGCCTCGGCCTCGCCTCGCTCTCGGGATGCGCCGCGGGTGGACCCGACCCCGGCCCCGACTCCGACCCCGCCCTCTCCGTCCCCGCCCTCTCCGTCCCTTCCGCGGCGCTGACGGACGAACCGGTCCGCGTCGTCGCCGAGAACCTCGAACCCGGTGCGCCGGTGACGCTCCGCGCGACCGCCCGGTCCCGCGACGGCGCGGAGTGGGTCTCGCGCGCGGCGTTCGAGGCCGACGAGGACGGGGTCCTCGCGGTTCCGGAGCGGACGCCCCTCGGTGGCACTTACGACCGCGCGGACGCGATGGGTCCCTTCTGGTCGATGCGGCCGGCGGACGCGCCCGACGGTCCGCTCCCGCCCGGCGCGCGGTTCACACCGCCGGAAGGGGCGTACGACGTGACGCTCGCCGTCGAACGCGGCGGGGAGACGCTCGCGGAGGCGACGACGACGCGCCTGCTGTTCGAGCCCGAAATCGAGTCCCACTCCCTCGGCGTCGGCCTCGTCGGGCGGTTCTTCGTGCCGCCGGGCGACGACTCCGTCCCGGCCGTCGTCCACCTCCACGGCGCCGGCGGCCGGCCGCACCTCGCGACGGGCCGACTGCTGGCCTCGCGCGGCATCGCGACGCTGACGCTGCAGTATTTCGGCGCCCCCGACCCGATACCGGACACGCTGGCGGAGGTGCCGGTGGAGTACGTCGAACGGGCGATATCGTGGCTCCTCGAACGCGACCGGGTGGCCGGACCGACGGTCGGCCTGTTCGGGTTCTCCCGCGGCGGGTCGCTGGCGCTCCTCGCGGCGAGTCGGAGCGACGCCGTCGGCGCCGTCGTCGGGTGGGTGCCGAGCGGACTGGTTTGGGAGGGGCTAGGTCACGGCCGCGCGCCCGCGGGCACCTCGGCGTGGTCCGTCGGCGGCGACCCGGTCCCGTACCTCGAACTCGCCGAGGCGGACCCCGGACCCCCGCCGACGCCCGCCCTCCCGTACTACGAACCCGCGCTGGCGGGGGCGACCGATGCCGAACTGGACGCGGCCGCTATCGCCGTCGAGGAGGCGGACGCGCCGGTGTATCTGGTCTCGGCGACGGACGACCGTCGGTGGCCGTCGACGGCGTTCTGCGAACGGGCGAGAGAGCGCCTCGACGCCGCGGACTACGCGCACGAGTATCGACACGACCGACACGAGGGCGCCGGCCACTACCTCCGTCTCCCGTACCTGCCGACGCCCGGTATCTCGCGGGACCGCTACAACGCCTACGGCGGGACGCCGGCGGCGAACGCGCGCGCCTCGGCGTCGGCGTGGTCGGAGACGCTGGCGTTCCTCCGCCGGTCGCTCTCGGCGTAA
- a CDS encoding macro domain-containing protein, which translates to MEFRVVQGDIAQRSADALVNAAGTSLQMGSGVAGALKRRAGRGLDAAATSQGPIDLGAVAVTEAFELDARWVVHAAAMPHYGDGRATVDSIRDATRNALKRADELGCESLVIPALGCGVAGFDLEEGARIICEVIHAYEPSSLDDVRFVAYDESEYETVERVAREVSGAGAGGAAAGD; encoded by the coding sequence ATGGAGTTTCGCGTCGTCCAAGGAGACATCGCACAGCGGTCCGCCGACGCCCTCGTCAACGCCGCCGGCACGAGCCTACAGATGGGTTCGGGAGTCGCGGGCGCGTTGAAGCGGCGGGCCGGGCGGGGTCTCGACGCCGCGGCGACGTCCCAGGGACCCATCGACCTCGGCGCGGTGGCCGTCACGGAGGCCTTCGAACTCGACGCTCGGTGGGTCGTCCACGCCGCCGCGATGCCGCACTACGGCGACGGGCGGGCGACGGTCGACAGCATCCGCGACGCGACGCGGAACGCCTTGAAGCGCGCCGACGAACTCGGCTGCGAGTCGCTCGTCATCCCGGCGCTCGGGTGCGGCGTCGCCGGGTTCGACCTCGAAGAGGGGGCGCGCATCATCTGCGAGGTCATCCACGCCTACGAGCCGTCGTCGCTCGACGACGTGCGGTTCGTCGCCTACGACGAGTCGGAGTACGAGACGGTCGAACGCGTCGCCCGCGAGGTCAGCGGGGCGGGGGCGGGCGGCGCCGCGGCGGGGGACTGA
- a CDS encoding YqjF family protein: MVAGDSAFPPSLPLPNLDGLLRMRWRDALFAHWPVAPETVAARLPNGLDVATFDGRAWLGVVAFAMEDIRPKGAPFGLSFPELNLRTYVRRPGEDGHAVYFFNLDADDWLGVPVARRLYALPYYRADMRVRRRGEEIEFASHRTHRGAPAAHFDATYRPTGEAFAAEPGTLEHFLTENYRFYASGRTLVYGDIAHDPWPLREADAEFRTNTLFAANGFERPDADPLLHHSSGADVTAGRVHLARD, from the coding sequence ATGGTCGCAGGAGACTCCGCGTTCCCGCCCTCGCTCCCGCTCCCGAACCTGGACGGACTGCTGCGGATGCGCTGGCGCGACGCCCTGTTCGCCCACTGGCCCGTCGCCCCCGAGACGGTCGCGGCCCGCCTCCCGAACGGACTGGATGTCGCCACCTTCGACGGACGGGCGTGGCTGGGCGTCGTCGCCTTCGCCATGGAGGACATCCGACCCAAAGGGGCGCCGTTCGGCCTCTCCTTTCCCGAACTGAACCTCCGGACGTACGTCCGGCGGCCGGGGGAGGACGGCCACGCGGTGTACTTCTTCAACCTCGACGCGGACGATTGGCTCGGCGTCCCCGTCGCCCGCCGCCTCTACGCGCTCCCGTACTACCGCGCCGACATGCGCGTCCGGCGCCGAGGGGAAGAAATCGAGTTCGCCAGCCACCGCACGCATCGGGGGGCGCCGGCCGCGCACTTCGACGCGACGTACCGACCGACCGGCGAGGCGTTCGCGGCCGAACCGGGGACGCTCGAACACTTCCTGACCGAGAACTACCGCTTCTACGCGTCCGGCCGGACGCTCGTCTACGGCGACATCGCGCACGACCCGTGGCCGCTCCGCGAGGCCGACGCCGAGTTCCGGACGAACACGCTGTTCGCCGCCAACGGCTTCGAGCGACCCGACGCGGACCCCCTCCTGCACCACTCGTCGGGCGCGGACGTCACCGCCGGGAGAGTCCACCTCGCGCGCGACTGA
- a CDS encoding CopD family protein: protein MVLDTAMVTLHVLTGALWVGSVVFVAGAVLPAALDGSLDAGPLETLADRLVYGSRAASVVMFLTGGHLAGTRYTFELLAGSGRGHLVLAMLVLWVALAALVEIGRSRLVAGLREKRVRTPVRESITVFRAAAVVGVLLLVDGGLLAAGFVPY from the coding sequence ATGGTACTCGACACCGCGATGGTCACGCTGCACGTCCTCACCGGCGCGCTCTGGGTGGGAAGCGTCGTCTTCGTCGCCGGGGCGGTGCTCCCCGCCGCTCTCGACGGGTCGCTGGACGCCGGACCGCTGGAGACGCTGGCCGACAGACTCGTCTACGGGTCCCGCGCCGCGTCGGTGGTGATGTTCCTCACCGGCGGCCACCTCGCCGGGACGCGCTACACCTTCGAACTGCTCGCTGGGTCCGGCCGCGGCCACCTCGTCCTCGCCATGCTCGTCCTCTGGGTGGCGCTCGCCGCCCTCGTGGAGATAGGTCGGAGCCGACTCGTCGCCGGACTCCGGGAGAAGCGCGTCCGGACGCCCGTCCGGGAGAGCATCACCGTCTTCCGCGCGGCGGCCGTCGTCGGGGTGCTCCTCCTCGTCGACGGCGGCCTCCTCGCCGCCGGATTCGTCCCCTACTAA
- a CDS encoding DUF7260 family protein, with protein MSRSDGDGTPFVDAHLGDAASIVRRERRRCTDERTAFRAFRSAVADVRPTAPTGRAGGPPTAEALSRTGQSASLTAVRREYRRTVMAVPHYEAEYGDEYADSVAAEFGEAVAAGLTGDGTLTPPLRAAVVEGATASMRERGEFVSLLDAESSSLAAAGAAVDDAVDRLRALDDRPLSERSFADLARLRAAVVDVRDGLDEAAARRQETIRSHGRGLSDRAPSVETYLYADLPVDHPALDALASARSLVETALVRVDRRSVATL; from the coding sequence ATGAGTCGGTCGGACGGCGATGGGACGCCGTTCGTCGACGCGCACCTCGGCGACGCCGCCTCGATAGTCCGACGCGAGCGGCGGCGCTGCACGGACGAACGGACGGCGTTCCGGGCGTTCCGCTCGGCCGTCGCGGACGTTCGACCGACCGCGCCGACGGGGCGCGCGGGCGGTCCGCCGACGGCCGAGGCGCTCTCGCGAACCGGGCAGTCGGCCTCGCTGACCGCCGTCCGGCGGGAGTACCGGCGGACCGTGATGGCGGTTCCGCACTACGAGGCGGAGTACGGCGACGAGTACGCCGACAGCGTCGCCGCCGAGTTCGGGGAGGCCGTCGCCGCCGGTCTGACCGGCGACGGGACGCTGACCCCGCCGCTCCGGGCGGCGGTCGTCGAGGGGGCGACGGCCTCGATGCGCGAACGCGGGGAGTTCGTCTCCCTGCTGGACGCCGAGTCGTCGTCGCTGGCGGCGGCCGGCGCGGCCGTCGACGACGCCGTGGACCGCCTCCGGGCGCTGGACGACCGGCCGCTCTCGGAGCGGTCGTTCGCGGACCTCGCCCGACTCCGCGCGGCCGTCGTCGACGTGCGGGACGGCCTGGACGAGGCGGCCGCGCGCCGGCAGGAGACGATACGGTCGCACGGACGGGGCCTCTCGGACCGGGCGCCGAGCGTCGAGACGTACCTCTACGCCGACCTGCCGGTCGACCACCCCGCGCTGGACGCCCTCGCGAGCGCCCGGTCGCTCGTCGAGACGGCGCTGGTTCGCGTCGACCGGCGGTCGGTGGCGACGCTCTGA
- a CDS encoding PH domain-containing protein, translating to MNRLDPRVQLLWVASAAVSALVVGGVLFAVVAFLSPPFLPSWTPYAAAALVFLLGAATAVARYRSWGYEVREDSLYLERGVFTRVRTVVPFVRIQHVDSSRGPIERVVGLASTVVYTAGSRGADVSVPGLTADGADELRERLKRLAIRSEGDDAV from the coding sequence ATGAACCGGCTCGACCCGCGCGTACAACTGCTCTGGGTCGCCAGCGCGGCCGTCTCGGCGCTCGTCGTCGGCGGGGTGCTGTTCGCCGTCGTCGCGTTCCTCTCGCCGCCGTTCCTCCCCTCGTGGACGCCGTACGCGGCGGCCGCCCTCGTGTTCCTCCTCGGCGCCGCCACCGCCGTCGCGCGCTACCGCTCGTGGGGGTACGAGGTGCGGGAGGACTCGCTGTACCTCGAACGCGGCGTGTTCACCCGCGTGCGAACCGTCGTCCCGTTCGTCCGCATCCAGCACGTCGACTCCTCGCGCGGGCCGATAGAGCGCGTCGTCGGACTGGCGAGCACCGTCGTCTACACCGCCGGGTCGCGCGGCGCCGACGTGTCGGTGCCGGGCCTCACCGCCGACGGCGCCGACGAACTGCGCGAGCGACTGAAGCGCCTCGCAATCCGCTCGGAGGGCGACGACGCGGTCTGA
- a CDS encoding PH domain-containing protein has product MAARRLSPLSVPYRVLQRGGSIVAALAFMLATGGFSLPFAGLAGPLVLVGLASLAAAVFVGYEYAYFRRFAYELTADTFDIESGVFARRNREIPLRRIQNVDISRNVVQRAVGIAAVSFETAGGGDTEASLRFVSFEEAKRLQRELGRLKRGASADADGESSEPDARVLFELDRRELAILGALSFDFRVPGVLFVFFSGALTFVTSFLPEGLGPLLVVVGVFVLLLLGVLASWVAGAAVAVVNYYDFRLVRSADELQYQRGLLQRYDGSIPFDKVQTLTIADNPLKRWAGYATLLVETAGYAPGQGDSSRGSEAAVPVARRERIERLVEDIEPVGTPEFERPPKRTRRRYFGRYCIVIGAAAAALYGANAVFGQFLAWYAPLALLPVAAVAAHYKWKHRGYWLGENHVVTRNGVLKRETKVVPYYRIQTVIDTRTIFQRRLGLASVTVDTAGSLSIGGQDAAAVDIDAEDADALRGELESRLRIAVAAHRRGRVGMGVEDEVDVAESVESAEGGSGEGSMEDGDDADPFVWGETRDDATEDARRGDDGPPDDAGR; this is encoded by the coding sequence ATGGCCGCTCGACGCCTCTCACCGCTGTCGGTTCCCTACCGCGTGCTCCAGCGCGGCGGGAGCATCGTCGCCGCCCTCGCATTTATGCTCGCCACGGGCGGGTTCAGCCTCCCGTTCGCCGGCCTCGCCGGTCCCCTCGTCCTCGTCGGACTGGCCAGCCTCGCGGCCGCCGTCTTCGTCGGCTACGAGTACGCCTACTTCCGGCGGTTCGCCTACGAACTCACCGCCGACACCTTCGACATCGAGTCGGGCGTGTTCGCCCGCCGGAACCGCGAGATTCCGCTCAGGAGGATACAGAACGTCGACATCTCCCGAAACGTGGTCCAGCGCGCCGTGGGCATCGCCGCCGTCTCCTTCGAGACGGCCGGCGGCGGCGACACGGAGGCCAGCCTGCGGTTCGTCTCCTTCGAGGAGGCCAAGCGGCTCCAGCGCGAACTGGGGCGGCTGAAACGCGGGGCGTCGGCCGACGCCGACGGCGAGTCGAGCGAACCGGACGCGCGGGTGCTCTTCGAACTCGACCGGCGGGAACTCGCCATCCTCGGGGCGCTCTCGTTCGACTTCCGCGTGCCCGGCGTCCTGTTCGTGTTCTTCTCGGGGGCGCTCACGTTCGTCACCTCCTTCCTCCCCGAGGGGCTGGGTCCGCTCCTCGTCGTCGTCGGCGTGTTCGTCCTCCTCCTCCTCGGGGTGCTGGCGTCGTGGGTGGCCGGCGCCGCCGTCGCGGTGGTGAACTACTACGACTTCCGCCTCGTGCGCTCGGCCGACGAACTCCAGTACCAGCGCGGCCTGCTCCAGCGCTACGACGGGTCCATCCCGTTCGACAAGGTGCAGACGCTGACGATAGCCGACAACCCGCTGAAGCGCTGGGCGGGCTACGCGACGCTGCTGGTCGAGACGGCGGGCTACGCGCCCGGGCAGGGCGACTCCTCGCGCGGGTCCGAGGCGGCCGTCCCCGTCGCCCGGCGCGAGCGCATCGAACGGCTCGTCGAGGACATCGAACCCGTCGGGACGCCCGAGTTCGAGCGGCCGCCGAAGCGGACGCGCCGGCGCTACTTCGGCCGCTACTGCATCGTCATCGGCGCGGCGGCGGCCGCGCTGTACGGCGCGAACGCCGTCTTCGGGCAGTTTCTCGCGTGGTACGCGCCGCTCGCGCTCCTCCCCGTCGCCGCCGTCGCGGCGCACTACAAGTGGAAGCATCGGGGGTACTGGCTCGGCGAGAACCACGTCGTCACCCGGAACGGCGTGCTGAAGCGCGAGACGAAGGTGGTGCCGTACTACCGCATCCAGACGGTCATCGACACCCGAACGATATTCCAGCGCCGACTCGGACTGGCCTCCGTCACCGTCGACACGGCGGGGTCGCTCTCCATCGGCGGGCAGGACGCCGCGGCCGTCGACATCGACGCCGAGGACGCCGACGCCCTCCGCGGCGAACTGGAGTCGCGGCTCCGAATCGCCGTCGCCGCCCACCGGCGGGGCCGCGTCGGCATGGGCGTCGAGGACGAGGTGGACGTGGCGGAGTCGGTCGAATCCGCCGAGGGCGGTTCGGGGGAGGGGTCGATGGAAGACGGAGACGACGCGGACCCGTTCGTCTGGGGGGAGACGCGGGACGACGCGACGGAGGACGCGCGGCGCGGAGACGACGGGCCGCCGGACGACGCCGGACGCTGA
- a CDS encoding VOC family protein, translated as MTAGGIVFFRTANRAATTEFYTDRVDATVWLEQPGCSILRHGNLLFGFCDAEETETEGIVTFVYDTEDEVDEMRERVGDAAREDPHENETYDIYQFFAEDPDGRTVEFQTFRHGVSDPL; from the coding sequence ATGACCGCGGGAGGCATCGTCTTCTTCCGGACGGCGAACCGAGCGGCGACGACCGAGTTCTACACCGACCGCGTCGACGCGACGGTGTGGCTCGAACAGCCCGGGTGTTCGATTCTCCGCCACGGGAACCTGCTCTTCGGGTTCTGCGACGCCGAAGAGACGGAGACGGAGGGCATCGTCACGTTCGTCTACGACACCGAGGACGAGGTGGACGAGATGCGCGAACGCGTCGGCGACGCGGCGCGGGAGGACCCGCACGAGAACGAGACGTACGACATCTACCAGTTCTTCGCCGAGGACCCCGACGGTCGGACCGTCGAGTTCCAGACATTCCGACACGGGGTGTCCGACCCGCTCTGA